AAAAAAGGTGCCAAAACTCTCTTGTTAAAGTAGAATCGGTTTGGCACAGCAAGGTTTTCAGCTCCtcatactgtacacactgtctgtgtctctcctgACTCATGTTGTACCTGCTGCCAGGTGAGTCTCTACTGACCCAGGTGAGTCTCTACTGACCCAGGTGAGTCTCTACTGACCCAGGTGAGTCTCTACTGACTCATGTTGTACCTGCTGCCAGGTGAGTCTCATCCTCTCGAAGGTCTCCTTTCCGTCCTCGGAGCAGTCGGAGCAGATGAATTTAAAGAAGTTGTCTCCTTTCAGGTAGCTGGGCTGCTCCCCTCTGAGCTGAgctgaaacacagagagagactcaGACCGCTGACAGGACCACACGCAGACAACACACATTCACCACTGATTCTGGACATTAAGGGCTTCAACATAAtcaaaacccaccagactccatgtacataatcactacttttatcatcctaaaaaacacttcattcaaagtagacagaaactaaataaaactaccaaaagccgtcttggttcatctttccactgttcctacaatcaccactctggtctggttggaataaactcttaattcacccatttacatgtggagatatgctgctctatacacgctaaaagtagtgattatttacatggagtctggtggagatattctactctatacacactaaaagtagtgattatttacatggagtctggtggagatatgctgctctatacacgctaaaagtagtgattatttacatggagtctggtggagatatgttgctctatacacgctaaaagtgttgattatttacatggagtctggtggagatatgctgctctatacacactaaaagtagtgattatttacatggagtctggtggagatatgctgctctatacacactaaaagtagtgattatttacatggagtctggtggagatatgctgctctatacacgctaaaagtagtgattatttacatggagtctggtggagatatgctgctctatacacactaaaagtagtgattatttacatggagtctgggggagatatgctgctctatcacgctaaaagtagtgattatttacatggagtctggtggagatatgttgcTCTATACCCGCTAAAagtgtgattatttacatggagtcgggtggagatatgctggctctatacacactaaaagtagtgattatttacatggagtctggtgagatatgctgctctatacacactaaaagtagtgattatttacaggagtctggtggagatatgctgctctatacacgctaaaagtagtgattatttacatggagtctggtggagatatgctgctctatacacgctaaaagtgttgattatttacatggagtctggtggagatatgctgctctatacacactaaaagtatgatatttacatggagtctggtgggatatgctgctctctacacgctaaaagtgtttgattatttcatggagtctggtggagagattgctgctctatacacgctaaaagtgttgattatttacatggagtctggtgagatatgctgctccccccccccccttgtggGACTATAAAGGATGCtcatcattattatcatctcCCTGCAGGGACCCACTTGTGGCAGCGGTCGCAGTAGAAGGACATGTCCTCGCAGGCCCAGCCCCCGTCGGCCTCCTCGCCCAGGTCGCTGGTCAGAGAGTCCCCGCTCTGGTCGTGGGACAGATCCACCGAGCCCTGACCTCCGACTCCACGATGAGGAGGGTCTCCCCTCCACCTCGCCCTCCTCCAGACCCTCGGACGCCGACGTGCCGGCCGCCTCGTCCTCGCCTCCCGCCAGCTGATCGCCGCTGCTGTCCATCACGGACACACCTGCACACATCAGGCTCGTTACAGTTTACGATGACAGGAACTGTGTGATGTCATCATGTTACATGTGTGATGTCATCATGTTACTTGTGAATGTCCTAGAgtcttctgtcctctgggacaggaagctgaataTCTCTGAGTTGGGGACcgaacgagacatttgaggacgtcatacTGGGACTTTAAGGAatcactgatccacattttagaGTCAAGACTGTGTGTTTCCCTGTctcagcctgtctgtctctctctgtgtttccttgtctgtctctctctgtttacctgtctgtctctctctgcgtTTCCCTGTctcagcctgtctgtctctctctgtgtttccctgtctgtctctctctgtgtttccctgtctgtctctctctgtgtttacctgtctgtctctctctgtgtttacctgtctgtctctctgtgtttacctctctcagcctgtctgtctctctctctctgtgtttacctgtctcactgtctgtctctctatgtTTACCTCTctcagcctgtctgtctctctctctctctgtgtttacctctctcagcctgtctgtctctctctctctgtgtttacctgtctcagcctgtctgtctctctctctctatgtttaCCTGTctcagcctgtctgtctctctgtgtttacctgtctcagcctgtctgtctctctctgtgtttacctgtctcagcctgtctgtctctctgtgtttacctgtctcagcctgtctgtctctctctgtgtttacctgtctgtctctgtgtgtttacctgtctcagcctgtctgtctctctgtgtttacctgtctcagcctgtctgtctctctctgtgtttacctgtctgtctctgtgtgtttacctgtctcagcctgtctgtctctctgtgtttacctctctcagcctgtctgtctctctctctctgtgtttacctctctcagcctgtctgtctctctctctctgtgtttacctgtctcagcctgtctgtctctctctctctatgtttaCCTGTCTCAGccggtctgtctctctgtgtttacctgtctgtctctgtgtgtttacctgtctcagcctgtctgtctctctgtgtttacctgtctcagcctgtctgtctgcgCTGTCTCTCTGCCTCCAGCTGTGCGGTCAGTGTCCTCTGCTCCTCCAGCAGTCTCAAgttctccttcttcctctccagCCGCTCCAGATCCCGGACTACACCCTCGTGCAGACGctgagacacaaagacacacaaagacacacaaagacacacaaagacacacaaagaaacacaaagacacacaaagaaacaaaaagagacatcCGGTAACCGAGGGACTTTGActttaatacattattatatcAGAAACTACAGCTAGCATGAAGTTTAGTGTCCAAATtattcaccaaaaactgagtgTCCCAAATGCTGAGGGTCTTATGTGAGACAGGTTAGGGACGCACAGGTGTTTAGTATTAATTACAGACATTTATTGGGAATCAGGACACCAAAAATGCACCTATACACCTCATTAATTAACCGTTAAAATGTCCCTAAAACAAACGGCAGCTAATCGCTTCGctggtgcttttattttgaaaatctgcACCCAATGTTTTTCCTACCAGTTTCAGCCTTaaactatttatatttatttaacttcCCTTATATGTGTTAACAGTCATCTCCTTAACATTTATGATTTAACATCATCAGCGTTTAAAAGAGAATTATTAAAACGTCCGTTAACTTCCGGTGACCTCATAGCTCCGCAGCTAACGgctagctagctgctaactCTAGCCTTGCTGTTGGCGTTTAGCCCGGCTCGGCTCGGCACGGACCGGGTTACCTGTCTGTCCCAGGACTGGTTAAGGTGAACAGCAAGCCACGGTGCTCGAGTCAAACTACAGAAACTCCCAGAACCACTTTAGAGGTCGTAGACATGCCGTAGCCGTTAGCTTCACGGTAGCCAGCTGCTAACTGGCTCTGATGCTGCGCGCTCTTCTTCTACTACttcattcttctttttcttcttcttcttcttctcttctcttcttctacgGCTCTTTGTGAACAGCGCCGCCCCTGGGGTGCGGGGGAGAGGTCAAAGTTTAACGACTACACGTGAAGGAAGGAAAAGTATTtatcaatattttgttttttatttattatttttatgttaaatgtGAAAGAAGTAGaaggtgtctttttaaaaatacttatttatttattattattttatgtttcataTTTGTTGACAGGAGGAAAactgttttattacttttattattattattagtattattattattattattataataattattattattaattattattttattattattattattattattcttattattattattattattgattttatttgattttttatttttgtattcatttgttattcattatttttttatatatttaatttaacttttttataattgaaaacatttaattagaAACGTGTTTTACCCTCAGGGGCAATAACCAGCGTCCAGATGCCCCCCTCATACCCCGGGGTATTTAAACCCCTTCACTTGGGGTAGGGGGTTAAATTTACCACGTTGAAATTAATCAACGTGGTAAATTAAATATCTTGGGTGTGGGAACGTTTCGATTTACTtacttttgtatatttttttacataaataaaaaaaagaatttcttttattttttaaagtcctCAGTGCAGCTTTGACTCGACGTGGGCGGTGTTTACGTCTGATTAAGTTTACGTGCGATTGTGATGTGTGTATAGGACAAAGTAAGTTAAAATTAatacccacccacacacaccacacacacacggagataacacacaccacacacccacacatacaacacacagacacgcacacatacacacatataaaatatatatatgtatttgtaaaaaaaaacaacaaaaaatactaatgaaaataaaaataaaaaataaaaaagaaaggaaatgtgtgtatttctatatctttttctagtcttaacgactgctcaagagcttttacatctacaggaaacattcaccatcacacatcatctacacacctgctcatcatacCCACTCAACACACATctacacctgctcatcagataccactcacacacctacacacacacctgctcatcagataaacaacacactcacacacatctacacacctgctcatcagatacacactcacacacatctacacacctgctcatcatacacactcacacacatccacacctgctcatcagataccacactacacacctgctcatcagatacacactcacacacatcacacacctgctcatcagatacacactcacaaacatctaccacctgctcatcagatacacacatctacaccctGCTCTCAATACACACTCAAggcaaaggcaaggcaaggcagcttttatttgtatagcacatttcagcaacaaggcaattcaaagtgctttacatacacaaatcagttgaacagataaaacacaagtaaaaacagttaaaaatcacaagcattaaaaccggtaaacatgaatagacagttaaaaacaagagaaacataaaacacaagaataaaatttacagtgcagcatagaaatttaaagaaatgattagtcatttaaagaaaggcagctcaatagaaggtcttcagccttgatttaaaagaactgagagtagcagcggatctacagtttctggagtttattccagatatgaggagcatagaaactgaagctgcttcacaccctgtttagttctgactctggggacagaaagcagacctgtcccagatgacctgagaggtctgggtggttcatagtgtagtagcagatcagcaatatattttggacctaaaccgttaagtgatttataaactagcaagagtactttgaaatcaattctttgagacacaggaagccagtgtaaagacttcagaactggagtgatgtgatccagtctcttggtcttagtgagactcgacgcagcgttctgaatcagctgcgcggtctgattgattttttagggagacctgtaaagaccccgttacagtagtcaagtctactgaagataaaggcatggacaagtttttccaaatcctgttggaCACAtaatcctttaacccttgatatattcttaaggtgatagtaggctgactttgtaattgtcttaatgtggctgttaaagttcaggtctgagtccatgactacaccaagatttctggctttgtctgttgtttttaaattgttgtttgaagctgagtgcagacttttaatcgttcctctcttgctccaaaaacaaccacctcagtttttccttcatttaatttcagaaagttctggcacatccagccgttaatttgttcgtgcacttagtcagtttttgttttgactatagtcccctggctaaggttatgtaatttgtgtgtcgtccgcataactatggtaacttattttgttttttctccataatctgagccagtggaagcatgtagatgttaaacagaagaggccccagaatggagccttgcggacctcgcacgtcatatttgtacgctcagatgcataattacctatagacacaagtGTAATCCCTATTCTTAAGGTAGGAttcaaccagtttagtactgagccagaaaggccaacgcagttttccaatcggtctagtagtatagtcgtggtcgaccgtgtcaaatgcagcactgagatcaagtatactaagattgaaattttgccattatctgtgttaaggtggatgtcataaagactttgacaagagccgtttcagtgctgtggtgtggtcggaaacccgactgaaaggtatcaaaactgttgcttagtgacaagatggttgagttgttgaaagactactttttcaatgattttacttaaaaacggaaggtttgatattggcctatagttgctcattagtgacttgtctaggttgttcttttttagagtggcttgattactgcagttttcagggcctgtggaaagatacctgaaagaagagatgtgttcacaatctgtagaagatcagaagtcaaacatggaaacatttttgaaaagtcccgttggtagaacatcaaggcaacaggtcgaggttttcagatgttgaataatgtcctccaggtttgtatggtttatcgtgtgaaattctgtcatattggaactatttttgcttgaacactgtgacagcacatatcctggacttgatatggaggcactgactgttgtctaatctttgaattttgtctttgaagaaggaggcaaagtcattgcaggccttggtagataaaagttcagatctactggtactggagggtttgttaacctatcaacagtagcaaacaaagcacgggaattattattgtttctagagataatatcagagaaaaaggaccttcttgcattcctcagttccaaattataaatgcgaagtctctcttataggagttataatggaccaggagatttgtttttcgccaccttcgttcagctttcctacactctcttttttctgttctcaccagtaggacatttctccatggagatcttttcttaccagatacactttgaccttagtgggagcaatggcatcataacatttgtgattttacagttgaaattatctacaagctcactgactgatagcccagagagggctggtgtggaggagaaaagctgtataaatgtgtcactggtgtttcagtgatataccgttttctgattatctttgttttgacacttttgggcacagagatagtgccgttaaagaaacacaggaatgatcagagagagcaacgtcagtcaccacaacc
The Etheostoma spectabile isolate EspeVRDwgs_2016 unplaced genomic scaffold, UIUC_Espe_1.0 scaffold00569805, whole genome shotgun sequence genome window above contains:
- the pet117 gene encoding LOW QUALITY PROTEIN: protein PET117 homolog, mitochondrial (The sequence of the model RefSeq protein was modified relative to this genomic sequence to represent the inferred CDS: inserted 1 base in 1 codon) codes for the protein MSTTSKVVLGVSVXLTRAPWLAVHLNQSWDRQRLHEGVVRDLERLERKKENLRLLEEQRTLTAQLEAERQRRQTG
- the LOC116685401 gene encoding cysteine-rich protein 2-binding protein: MSRSVPNSEIFSFLSQRTEDSRTFTTAAISWREARTRRPARRRPRVWRRARWRGDPPHRGVGGQGSVDLSHDQSGDSLTSDLGEEADGGWACEDMSFYCDRCHKWVPSAQLRGEQPSYLKGDNFFKFICSDCSEDGKETFERMRLTWQQVVMLAMYNLSLEGTGRQGYFRWKEDICAFIGRHWNFLLGTRSL